A genomic stretch from Vibrio neptunius includes:
- the glyS gene encoding glycine--tRNA ligase subunit beta — protein sequence MAKEFLIELGTEELPPTQLRTLAEAFAANFEAELKSADLAHEGVKWYAAPRRLALKVAALAEGQADKVVEKRGPAVSVAFDADGNATKAAQGWARGNGITVEQADRLVTDKGEWLLFKQEVKGQATSEIVVDLAAKALGNLPIAKPMRWGNKTTQFIRPVKTLTMLMGSDLIEGEILGVASDRTIRGHRFMGEQEFTIESAEQYPSILEERGKVMADYEARKAIILADSQKAAAAVGGVADLEDDLVEEVTSLVEWPVVLTAKFEEEFLKVPSEALVYTMKGDQKYFPVYDENKKLLPNFIFVSNIESKEPRYVIEGNEKVVRPRLADAEFFFNTDRKRPLIDRLPELEQAIFQKQLGTIKDKTDRITELAGYIAEQIDADVEKSKRAGLLAKCDLMTSMVFEFTDTQGVMGMHYATHDGEDEQVALALYEQYMPRFAGDELPSTGISSAVAMADKLDTIVGIFGIGQAPKGSDPFALRRASLGVLRIIVENGYNLDLTDLIAKAKSLFGDRLTNDNVEADVIDFMLGRFRAWYQDAGFSVDIIQAVLANRPTKPADFDQRVKAVSHFRELEAAEALAAANKRVGNILAKFDGELAADIDLSLLQEDAEKALAESVEVMTEALEPAFATGNYQQALSKLADLREPVDAFFDNVMVMADDEALKKNRLTLLNNLRNLFLQIADISLLQK from the coding sequence ATGGCAAAAGAATTTCTAATTGAACTGGGTACAGAAGAGCTACCACCAACGCAACTTCGCACCCTAGCGGAAGCGTTCGCAGCAAACTTCGAAGCTGAGTTAAAAAGTGCAGACTTAGCACACGAAGGCGTGAAATGGTACGCCGCTCCTCGTCGTCTAGCACTCAAAGTTGCTGCATTGGCTGAAGGCCAAGCGGACAAAGTGGTTGAGAAACGTGGACCAGCAGTTTCTGTCGCATTCGATGCGGACGGTAACGCGACGAAAGCGGCTCAAGGTTGGGCGCGTGGCAACGGCATCACAGTAGAGCAAGCTGACCGCCTAGTGACAGACAAAGGCGAATGGCTTCTTTTCAAACAAGAAGTAAAAGGCCAAGCGACGTCTGAAATCGTTGTCGACCTAGCAGCTAAAGCGCTGGGTAACCTGCCTATCGCTAAGCCAATGCGTTGGGGTAACAAAACAACTCAGTTTATCCGCCCAGTTAAAACACTAACCATGCTTATGGGCTCAGATCTTATCGAAGGTGAAATCCTTGGCGTAGCATCAGATCGCACTATCCGTGGTCACCGCTTCATGGGTGAGCAAGAGTTCACTATCGAATCTGCAGAGCAATACCCTTCGATCCTAGAAGAGCGCGGTAAAGTGATGGCAGATTACGAAGCACGTAAAGCTATCATCCTTGCTGACTCGCAAAAAGCAGCTGCTGCCGTTGGCGGTGTTGCTGATCTCGAAGATGACCTAGTTGAAGAAGTGACTTCTTTGGTTGAATGGCCAGTGGTACTGACGGCGAAGTTCGAAGAAGAGTTCCTAAAGGTGCCTTCTGAAGCGCTAGTTTACACCATGAAAGGTGACCAGAAGTACTTCCCAGTGTATGACGAAAACAAGAAGCTACTACCAAACTTCATCTTTGTTTCTAACATCGAATCGAAAGAGCCTCGTTATGTTATCGAAGGTAACGAGAAGGTAGTACGTCCACGTCTAGCGGATGCTGAGTTCTTCTTTAACACTGACCGTAAGCGTCCTCTTATCGACCGCCTGCCTGAACTAGAGCAAGCGATCTTCCAGAAGCAGCTTGGTACTATCAAAGACAAGACAGACCGCATCACAGAGCTTGCTGGCTACATCGCTGAGCAAATCGACGCTGACGTTGAGAAATCTAAGCGCGCAGGCCTACTGGCTAAGTGTGACCTAATGACATCTATGGTATTCGAATTTACCGATACTCAAGGTGTAATGGGCATGCACTATGCGACTCACGATGGTGAAGACGAGCAAGTTGCACTGGCACTTTACGAGCAGTACATGCCTCGTTTCGCCGGTGACGAACTGCCAAGCACTGGTATCTCATCTGCGGTAGCAATGGCTGACAAGCTAGATACAATTGTTGGTATCTTCGGTATTGGCCAAGCGCCTAAGGGTTCTGACCCATTCGCACTTCGCCGTGCCTCTCTAGGTGTACTGCGTATCATCGTTGAAAACGGCTACAACCTAGACCTCACAGACCTAATCGCGAAAGCAAAATCTCTGTTTGGTGACCGTTTGACCAACGACAACGTAGAAGCTGATGTTATCGACTTTATGCTAGGTCGTTTCCGCGCATGGTACCAAGATGCAGGTTTCAGCGTGGATATCATCCAAGCGGTACTGGCGAATCGTCCAACTAAGCCAGCTGACTTTGACCAACGTGTTAAAGCGGTTTCTCACTTCCGTGAACTGGAAGCGGCAGAAGCACTGGCTGCGGCGAACAAGCGTGTAGGCAACATCCTAGCCAAGTTCGATGGTGAGCTAGCAGCAGACATCGATCTATCGCTGCTACAAGAAGACGCAGAGAAAGCACTAGCAGAAAGCGTTGAAGTAATGACAGAAGCGCTAGAGCCAGCGTTCGCAACGGGTAACTACCAACAAGCGCTAAGCAAGCTTGCAGACCTGCGTGAGCCAGTAGATGCTTTCTTCGATAACGTCATGGTAATGGCAGACGACGAAGCGCTGAAGAAAAACCGTCTAACGCTACTGAATAACCTGCGTAACCTATTCCTACAGATCGCGGATATTTCACTTCTACAGAAGTAA
- a CDS encoding valine--pyruvate transaminase, with product MQFSKFGEKFNQYSGITRLMDDLNDGLRTPGAIMLGGGNPAAIPAMLEYFRQASEEMLANGDLVAAMANYDGPQGKDAFVKALAKLLKDTYGWNISEKNISLTNGSQSGFFYLFNLLAGKQPDGSHKKILLPLAPEYIGYGDAGVDEDIFVSYHPEIEMLDNGLFKYHVDFEQLKVDDSVAAICASRPTNPTGNVLTDEEIHKLDKLARENNIPLIIDNAYGLPFPNIIFEDVQPFWNENTILCMSLSKLGLPGVRCGIVIASEEVTQAMTNMNGIISLAPGSLGPALGHHMIKNNDLLNLSTKVIKPFYKQKSQRAVELLQTAITDSRFRIHKPEGAMFLWLWFDELPITTMELYQRLKARGVLIVPGEYFFIGQEDDWEHAHQCLRMNYVQEDEMMQKGIKVIAEEVEKAYQEA from the coding sequence ATGCAATTCTCTAAGTTTGGTGAAAAATTCAATCAGTATTCCGGTATCACGCGTTTAATGGATGACTTAAACGACGGCCTGCGCACGCCAGGTGCGATCATGCTCGGAGGTGGTAACCCAGCCGCTATTCCAGCCATGCTCGAATACTTTCGCCAAGCCAGTGAGGAGATGCTCGCCAACGGGGACCTCGTGGCCGCCATGGCCAACTATGATGGCCCGCAAGGCAAAGACGCGTTTGTAAAAGCTCTGGCTAAGTTATTAAAAGACACTTATGGCTGGAACATATCAGAAAAAAACATCAGCTTGACCAACGGCAGTCAGAGCGGCTTCTTTTATCTGTTCAACCTGCTGGCGGGTAAGCAGCCAGATGGCTCGCATAAGAAAATCTTGCTGCCTTTAGCGCCTGAATACATTGGCTACGGCGATGCAGGTGTTGATGAAGATATCTTTGTCTCCTACCACCCAGAAATTGAAATGCTCGACAATGGCCTGTTTAAATACCACGTCGATTTCGAACAGCTCAAAGTCGATGACTCGGTTGCCGCCATTTGTGCATCACGCCCAACCAACCCTACCGGTAACGTACTCACTGATGAAGAAATCCATAAACTGGATAAACTGGCGCGCGAAAATAACATTCCGCTCATCATCGACAATGCCTATGGCCTGCCATTCCCCAATATCATCTTTGAAGATGTTCAGCCATTCTGGAACGAAAACACCATCCTATGTATGAGCCTGTCTAAACTCGGCCTTCCGGGTGTACGTTGCGGGATTGTGATTGCCAGTGAAGAAGTGACGCAGGCCATGACCAATATGAATGGCATTATCAGTTTGGCTCCAGGGAGTCTGGGCCCTGCGTTGGGTCATCATATGATCAAGAATAATGACCTGCTGAATCTCAGCACCAAGGTTATCAAACCATTTTACAAGCAAAAGTCTCAGCGAGCTGTCGAACTGCTGCAAACGGCCATCACTGACTCACGTTTTCGCATTCACAAACCAGAAGGGGCGATGTTCCTATGGCTTTGGTTTGATGAGCTGCCAATCACCACTATGGAGTTATATCAAAGACTGAAAGCACGCGGAGTATTAATCGTGCCAGGTGAGTACTTCTTTATTGGTCAGGAAGATGACTGGGAGCACGCACACCAATGTCTGCGCATGAATTATGTCCAAGAAGACGAAATGATGCAGAAAGGTATCAAGGTTATTGCTGAAGAAGTCGAAAAAGCTTATCAAGAAGCCTAA